The following are encoded in a window of Panicum virgatum strain AP13 chromosome 5N, P.virgatum_v5, whole genome shotgun sequence genomic DNA:
- the LOC120675258 gene encoding YTH domain-containing protein ECT2-like isoform X1, translating to MEPKGEPGQKPIEEAMDSLKIDASTKASNVNLPAKKDASSSDAVSCISSGDAASTVKESEMNQEASTGDQGMYYYGYYYPGSYGGWDENGCFVGYNGLEMHPAVVQGDNGPYSCYLPGYENGYASYSPVVPGGVTSADGQYVSKEPYYSTAIPMPDPSTPGIFAQQIAYGPELVPAYSWDPSFVLLDGVQGHPVGVHHTNYAARPKYSSNKHGVPSSKAARSAKAAPETIKGSSSALEPLPNAANSNLLSKAANKASGASIAKGYLPSSKFVTHNNNQGKIGVYQNKGINVKESGRSWTNSDKLKTKSKLNGHGDSDISNENSHTDDSRHSLSPRGDVVGLSCTGDANNTIPSPVTISKNAYNLPDFVTKYEQALFFVIKSYSEDDIHKSIKYNVWASTPNGNKRLDNAYRLAQERMAEKGTKCPVFLFFSVNASGQFCGVAEMVGPVDFNRNMNFWQQDKWNGFFSVKWHIIKDVPNPQFRHIILENNENKPVTNSRDTQEVKFPQGTEMLNIFKNFSCKTSILDDFDFYENRQKVMQDRRSKPLTTSFDHPLAKAEICTNVGMVPDTTKKNEEQRNDVAEVPSKVATEG from the exons CTATCGAAGAAGCAATGGACAGCTTGAAGATTGATGCTAGCACGAAGGCAAGCAATGTCAACTTG CCTGCTAAGAAAGACGCAAGTTCTTCTGATGCAGTATCTTGCATTTCCTCGGGCGATGCCGCTAGTACTGTGAAGGAAAGTGAAATGAACCAAGAAGCTTCTACTGGGGACCAAGGGATGTATTACTACGGATATTACTATCCTG GCTCATATGGAGGATGGGATGAAAATGGCTGCTTTGTTGGTTATAATGGTCTAGAGATGCACCCAGCA GTGGTTCAAGGCGATAACGGGCCATATTCGTGCTATCTCCCGGGGTATGAAAATGGGTATGCTTCTTATAGTCCGGTTGTTCCTGGTGGCGTTACTAGTGCGGATGGTCAATATGTCAGCAAAGAGCCATATTACTCCACTGCAATTCCAATGCCAGATCCAAGCACACCTGGCATTTTTGCTCAACAAATTGCTTATGGACCTGAACTAGTCCCTGCATACTCATGGGacccttcttttgttcttctggATGGGGTTCAGGGACATCCAGTTGGTGTGCATCATACAAATTATGCTGCAAGACCAAAGTATTCTTCTAATAAGCATGGTGTTCCTTCTTCCAAAGCTGCCCGCAGTGCAAAAGCTGCTCCAGAAACTATCAAAGGATCATCATCGGCTCTAGAACCTTTACCAAATGCTGCGAATAGCAACCTATTATCAAAGGCTGCAAATAAG GCATCTGGTGCTTCCATAGCAAAAGGATATCTTCCATCTAGCAAGTTTGTGACGCATAATAATAACCAAGGAAAAATCGGTGTTTATCAAAACAAAGGCATCAATGTGAAAGAAAGTGGTAGAAGCTGGACCAACAGTGACAAGCTTAAGACAAAAAGTAAGCTAAATGGACATGGTGATTCTGACATATCTAATGAGAATAGCCACACTGATGACTCAAGACACAGTTTAAGCCCTCGAGGTGATGTTGTTGGATTGTCATGTACTGGAGATGCTAACAATACCATACCTTCACCTGTCACAATAAGCAAAAATGCATATAATCTTCCAGATTTTGTTACAAAGTATGAGCAAGCTCTATTCTTTGTAATTAAATCTTACAGCGAAGATGATATTCACAAGAGTATCAAGTACAATGTCTGGGCAAGTACTCCTAATGGAAATAAAAGACTTGACAATGCCTATAGACTTGCACAGGAAAGGATGGCAGAAAAAGGAACCAAATgtcctgttttccttttcttctct GTTAATGCCAGTGGTCAGTTCTGTGGTGTGGCTGAGATGGTTGGTCCAGTAGATTTTAACAGGAACATGAACTTCTGGCAACAGGACAAGTGGAATGGTTTCTTTTCAGTAAAATGGCACATTATCAAGGATGTGCCTAATCCACAATTTCGCCACATAATTTTGGAGAATAATGAGAACAAACCTGTGACAAATAGCAGGGACACACAAGAG GTCAAATTTCCACAAGGTACAGAGATGCTGAACATTTTCAAGAACTTCTCATGTAAAACATCAATATTGGATGACTTTGACTTCTACGAAAATCGGCAGAAAGTAATGCAGGACAGAAGGAGCAAGCCACTTACTACATCATTTGATCACCCATTG GCAAAAGCTGAAATATGCACTAATGTTGGTATGGTACCTGATACAACCAAGAAAAATGAGGAGCAGAGAAACGATGTTGCAGAAGTACCCAGCAAGGTTGCAACAGAAGGATGA
- the LOC120675258 gene encoding YTH domain-containing protein ECT1-like isoform X2 translates to MNQEASTGDQGMYYYGYYYPGSYGGWDENGCFVGYNGLEMHPAVVQGDNGPYSCYLPGYENGYASYSPVVPGGVTSADGQYVSKEPYYSTAIPMPDPSTPGIFAQQIAYGPELVPAYSWDPSFVLLDGVQGHPVGVHHTNYAARPKYSSNKHGVPSSKAARSAKAAPETIKGSSSALEPLPNAANSNLLSKAANKASGASIAKGYLPSSKFVTHNNNQGKIGVYQNKGINVKESGRSWTNSDKLKTKSKLNGHGDSDISNENSHTDDSRHSLSPRGDVVGLSCTGDANNTIPSPVTISKNAYNLPDFVTKYEQALFFVIKSYSEDDIHKSIKYNVWASTPNGNKRLDNAYRLAQERMAEKGTKCPVFLFFSVNASGQFCGVAEMVGPVDFNRNMNFWQQDKWNGFFSVKWHIIKDVPNPQFRHIILENNENKPVTNSRDTQEVKFPQGTEMLNIFKNFSCKTSILDDFDFYENRQKVMQDRRSKPLTTSFDHPLAKAEICTNVGMVPDTTKKNEEQRNDVAEVPSKVATEG, encoded by the exons ATGAACCAAGAAGCTTCTACTGGGGACCAAGGGATGTATTACTACGGATATTACTATCCTG GCTCATATGGAGGATGGGATGAAAATGGCTGCTTTGTTGGTTATAATGGTCTAGAGATGCACCCAGCA GTGGTTCAAGGCGATAACGGGCCATATTCGTGCTATCTCCCGGGGTATGAAAATGGGTATGCTTCTTATAGTCCGGTTGTTCCTGGTGGCGTTACTAGTGCGGATGGTCAATATGTCAGCAAAGAGCCATATTACTCCACTGCAATTCCAATGCCAGATCCAAGCACACCTGGCATTTTTGCTCAACAAATTGCTTATGGACCTGAACTAGTCCCTGCATACTCATGGGacccttcttttgttcttctggATGGGGTTCAGGGACATCCAGTTGGTGTGCATCATACAAATTATGCTGCAAGACCAAAGTATTCTTCTAATAAGCATGGTGTTCCTTCTTCCAAAGCTGCCCGCAGTGCAAAAGCTGCTCCAGAAACTATCAAAGGATCATCATCGGCTCTAGAACCTTTACCAAATGCTGCGAATAGCAACCTATTATCAAAGGCTGCAAATAAG GCATCTGGTGCTTCCATAGCAAAAGGATATCTTCCATCTAGCAAGTTTGTGACGCATAATAATAACCAAGGAAAAATCGGTGTTTATCAAAACAAAGGCATCAATGTGAAAGAAAGTGGTAGAAGCTGGACCAACAGTGACAAGCTTAAGACAAAAAGTAAGCTAAATGGACATGGTGATTCTGACATATCTAATGAGAATAGCCACACTGATGACTCAAGACACAGTTTAAGCCCTCGAGGTGATGTTGTTGGATTGTCATGTACTGGAGATGCTAACAATACCATACCTTCACCTGTCACAATAAGCAAAAATGCATATAATCTTCCAGATTTTGTTACAAAGTATGAGCAAGCTCTATTCTTTGTAATTAAATCTTACAGCGAAGATGATATTCACAAGAGTATCAAGTACAATGTCTGGGCAAGTACTCCTAATGGAAATAAAAGACTTGACAATGCCTATAGACTTGCACAGGAAAGGATGGCAGAAAAAGGAACCAAATgtcctgttttccttttcttctct GTTAATGCCAGTGGTCAGTTCTGTGGTGTGGCTGAGATGGTTGGTCCAGTAGATTTTAACAGGAACATGAACTTCTGGCAACAGGACAAGTGGAATGGTTTCTTTTCAGTAAAATGGCACATTATCAAGGATGTGCCTAATCCACAATTTCGCCACATAATTTTGGAGAATAATGAGAACAAACCTGTGACAAATAGCAGGGACACACAAGAG GTCAAATTTCCACAAGGTACAGAGATGCTGAACATTTTCAAGAACTTCTCATGTAAAACATCAATATTGGATGACTTTGACTTCTACGAAAATCGGCAGAAAGTAATGCAGGACAGAAGGAGCAAGCCACTTACTACATCATTTGATCACCCATTG GCAAAAGCTGAAATATGCACTAATGTTGGTATGGTACCTGATACAACCAAGAAAAATGAGGAGCAGAGAAACGATGTTGCAGAAGTACCCAGCAAGGTTGCAACAGAAGGATGA